One stretch of Rana temporaria chromosome 10, aRanTem1.1, whole genome shotgun sequence DNA includes these proteins:
- the MASP2 gene encoding mannan-binding lectin serine protease 2 isoform X2, whose protein sequence is MRLCYLLIISIVTLPHAYGIQLSGLYGRMASPGFPKPYPNEQTLTWNIQVPEGHRVKIYFTHFDLELSYLCEYDYIKLTSQGKDVAHLCGKESTDTEKAPGDTTFYSLDNKMTVTFRSDYSNEKQFTGFECFYVAEDINECVKKNEDEEDTCDHHCHNHLGGYYCSCRPGFNLHTDKKTCIEE, encoded by the exons ACTCTGCTATCTTCTAATTATCAGTATCGTAACCCTCCCACATGCATACGGCATACAACTGAGCGGACTGTATGGAAGGATGGCTTCTCCTGGGTTTCCGAAGCCGTACCCTAATGAACAGACTCTGACCTGGAACATCCAAGTCCCTGAGGGACATCGGGTCAAAATCTACTTTACCCACTTTGACCTGGAGCTGTCTTATCTGTGTGAATATGACTATATCAAG CTCACTTCCCAGGGGAAGGATGTGGCCCATTTATGTGGTAAGGAGTCTACAGACACGGAAAAAGCCCCCGGAGACACGACTTTCTACTCCCTTGACAATAAGATGACTGTCACATTTCGGAGTGACTACTCCAACGAGAAGCAATTCACCGGCTTTGAGTGTTTCTATGTGGCTGAAG ATATAAATGAGTGTGTGAAGAAGAacgaggatgaggaggacacatgTGACCACCACTGTCACAATCACCTTGGTGGTTATTATTGCAGCTGCCGACCTGGCTTCAATCTGCACACAGACAAGAAAACCTGCATAG